CGCGACGTAGCGGTGCGTGACGGTGCTGCGCCGCGCGCTGTGCTGGTAGAGCGTGCGGATCCGCACGCCCCGGTCGAGGGCGGCGATGTCGCGGCGGGCCGCGGCCTCGAGGGTCGCGGCGTCGCGGCCGGCCTGGGGTTGCGCGGTGAGCATCTCCTCCTCGACCTCGGCCACCAGGCCCTCCAGGTAGGTGCTGATGGCGTGGTCGCGCAGGTAGGTGAACGGGCCACCGCGCTCGCTCTGGGGGGCCCGGCGCCAGGTCTGGGCCAGCCCGCCGAAGGCGCGCGCCCACTGCGAGGACTCCTCGAGCAGCCGGCTGCCGTCCTGGCTGAGCGGGGAGACGACCCTTGACTGCACGCTGGCCGGGTCCTCGGGCAGGTACGACGCGCCCTCGGGGTCGAGGTGCAGGAGACCGAGCTCGAGCAGCAGGTCGAACGCGGGGCGGGTCTCGGCGCCGTCGGCGACGCGGGGGTCGTCGACGCGCAGCCCGCCCTCGGTGACGGCAGCCTCGTACAACGGGGCCGCCTGCGACTCCAGGAGCGTTCGCTGCTCGGGGCCGTAGCTCGACACCTGTTCCTCCTGGGGGGCGTGGGGGGGGTCTGCCTGGGGCTGGGT
The Nocardioides marinisabuli genome window above contains:
- a CDS encoding LuxR family transcriptional regulator, producing the protein MSSYGPEQRTLLESQAAPLYEAAVTEGGLRVDDPRVADGAETRPAFDLLLELGLLHLDPEGASYLPEDPASVQSRVVSPLSQDGSRLLEESSQWARAFGGLAQTWRRAPQSERGGPFTYLRDHAISTYLEGLVAEVEEEMLTAQPQAGRDAATLEAAARRDIAALDRGVRIRTLYQHSARRSTVTHRYVASVTERGAEVRTLDEFFNRMIVVDRRVAVIPGGDDLRVAIAVREPSVVAYLVDVFERAWERGRAFTNKESSLLKDIAVEQRQMTIRMLIEGHADPVSAKRLGVSPRTYAGYVADLKDEYEAETRFQLGYTMGRLGLSGTDADAESAQGDDAADRER